The Sphingomonas sinipercae genome contains a region encoding:
- a CDS encoding peptidylprolyl isomerase — protein sequence MRPMLALPLMVLTAAAPAAAPKTPTEIVAAAPTSAWRTIPAGDLLVMELKGGGRVVIQLAPLFAPVHAENIRELARHGWWDGSAIYRVQDNYVVQWGKNESADPLPMAVVAKPPAEYARSARGLKITPLGYADAYAPRAGFIAGWPVGHDPKTGTANLVHCYGYVGVGRDLSPDTGTGGELYAVIGHAPRHLDRNIAVVGRVISGIERLSALPRGTEALGFYKERSQDVPIASIAMASQLQESARPSFQYLDTASASFAAYVRARANRKDDFFIRPAGGVDLCNAAVPIRATPAR from the coding sequence ATGCGCCCGATGCTCGCCCTGCCATTGATGGTCCTGACCGCCGCAGCGCCGGCCGCAGCGCCGAAGACGCCCACGGAGATCGTCGCCGCCGCCCCGACAAGCGCATGGCGGACCATTCCTGCCGGGGACCTGCTGGTGATGGAGCTGAAGGGCGGCGGGCGCGTGGTCATCCAGCTGGCACCCTTGTTCGCGCCAGTCCACGCCGAAAACATTCGCGAACTTGCCCGCCATGGCTGGTGGGACGGGTCCGCAATCTACCGGGTGCAGGACAATTACGTCGTGCAATGGGGCAAGAATGAAAGCGCGGACCCGCTGCCCATGGCGGTCGTCGCCAAGCCGCCGGCGGAATATGCCCGCTCGGCCAGGGGACTGAAGATCACGCCGCTTGGCTATGCCGACGCCTATGCGCCGCGGGCCGGCTTCATTGCCGGCTGGCCCGTCGGACATGATCCGAAGACCGGCACCGCGAACCTGGTCCATTGCTACGGTTACGTCGGGGTCGGCCGGGACCTGTCGCCGGACACTGGGACCGGGGGCGAATTATATGCAGTGATCGGCCACGCGCCGCGGCACCTGGATCGCAACATCGCGGTGGTCGGCCGGGTCATTAGCGGGATCGAGCGGCTAAGCGCACTGCCGCGCGGGACGGAGGCGCTGGGGTTTTACAAGGAGCGGAGTCAGGACGTGCCCATCGCATCAATCGCGATGGCGAGCCAGTTGCAGGAATCGGCGCGGCCTTCGTTCCAATATCTGGACACCGCGTCCGCAAGCTTTGCAGCCTACGTCCGGGCGCGCGCCAATCGGAAAGACGATTTCTTCATTAGGCCGGCCGGCGGCGTCGACCTTTGCAACGCCGCCGTCCCGATCCGGGCGACCCCGGCGCGCTAG
- a CDS encoding PilZ domain-containing protein has product MIRARIAEVADPNERRRALRLPVEIDAQMRELGATGAEARILNISETGFMAESEARFEVGARVWLMLPGRQRANAVVKWTAGDKLGAEFAEANAIDDLLP; this is encoded by the coding sequence ATGATCAGGGCGCGGATTGCCGAAGTGGCGGATCCAAACGAACGGCGGCGGGCGTTGCGGCTGCCGGTCGAAATCGATGCGCAAATGCGGGAGCTTGGAGCGACCGGAGCGGAGGCGCGCATCCTCAACATCTCCGAAACCGGCTTCATGGCCGAATCCGAAGCCCGGTTTGAGGTTGGCGCCCGCGTCTGGCTGATGCTTCCGGGCCGCCAGCGCGCCAATGCGGTCGTCAAATGGACCGCTGGCGACAAGCTCGGCGCCGAGTTCGCAGAAGCGAACGCGATCGACGACCTGCTCCCGTAA
- a CDS encoding PilZ domain-containing protein: MASNFTLDGAMIPRNAQRSADHRDEERIDAQSQTAVMEYRGRRHVIRLVNISRSGAMVIFSLIPHIGEPIKLQLIGQGLVDGQVRWVRDGRIGVSFSAPLA; the protein is encoded by the coding sequence ATGGCCAGCAACTTCACCCTCGACGGCGCGATGATCCCGCGCAATGCGCAGCGCAGCGCCGACCACCGCGACGAGGAGCGGATCGACGCCCAATCGCAAACCGCGGTGATGGAATATCGCGGCCGGCGTCACGTAATCCGCCTCGTCAACATTTCCCGCTCGGGGGCCATGGTCATCTTCTCCTTGATCCCGCACATTGGCGAGCCGATAAAGCTCCAGCTTATCGGGCAGGGCCTAGTGGACGGGCAGGTTCGGTGGGTGCGTGATGGCCGGATCGGCGTGAGCTTCTCGGCTCCGTTGGCGTGA